The DNA window CTACCGGCTGTTgcctagcagcagcagcagagactgAGCGGATCGGGGATTTGTTTGGGCCGTTctgtggttctgatgggtcgCCTGAATGTCGGGCCTGAAGATTGTTTCTgtgattcttttaaaaatctctgATTTCCTGGAgcatttttctaaaatcttctttagaaatacattttatttccaaagtaCTTTCCTGTACTTTAGAAATATTCGCTGTTTGGATCAGGACAATAACTCTGAAGCAGCAGAAGTGAGAAACGCTGCCGCCTGCAGGTGGGAGGTAGCATCACATGAACCCGACgcttttcatcatttttgctGGAAATTTGCAAAAAGGctccaaattattcatttcCCTGCAAACATTGGCAGGAATCGGTGGATCTGAGTGAATTTCAGCGATTGTTGATCCTGGAGGAAGTGATGTAAGCACACAGAGCCCGGTCCTCTGGTCCCCTGCCAGCTGTACCTGAGGACCGGGTGGCTCCACAGAACCACAGAAAAGCCTccggatttggcccccaggccCGGAGTTGGTTTTTATCCAGACGGGTTTAAATGGCAGGAATTCACTTCCTTCCCTTTCCCTCCTGCTGTGTTTCCAACCAGAACTCATCCAAGGAGTCCAGGGACTGGCTGGAGAACCGGTCGCCTGGTGGTTCTTCACCCGGTTCCACCATCCAGAGCAGCAGAACCCAGAGCTCACACACTCCACCGGCGCTGAACACACCCACCGCCGCCAACACACACCCGGCGGGCAGCAAGGGCGCCATGCAGCATTTCCACCGACCCGGTAACGGCACAAAGCTCCACTCtgggaaaacatttctgcaagtCCAACAAAAATATCTGCAATAATTTACAACATTTAGTCTGAAAAACCaaggttcatttttcaaagtcgtATTTTCACCAAGTGAAATTCagttataaattaaaactacattttaataCTAAGCTAAACATCTAGTTAGCAACCCAAATACTTTGTGagcaaatatttagctaacaatCTAACTACttagttagctagctaaatatttagctaacttCTTAGTTACctagctacatatttagctaaCAAGCTAACTACTTAGTTAGCAGGCTAACgctttagttaaatatttatccttGAAGCTAAgcatttattttgcttataaCGTGTTTAGTTTGAGGCTCTGAGGTttatgaatggatgaatgacttGGTGAAAACATGACGAGTTTCTTTCACctgaaacttttaaaaggtTCTGATgcacaaacaataaaaagatctgaaactggattaaatataaaaaataaaacagattttttgctgttttatttttgttaaataacatTAATCATTcaagttttagttgtttttgattaaatgttgttttttatagaaAACGGCTCCAACATCTATAAGAAGCCTCCCATCTACAGGCAGGGTGAGTTTCAGACTGCATGTGGGTCAGAGCCTCTAATCAGCTTTAACatgctgagtgtgtgtgtgtgtgtgtgtgtgtgtgtctgtgtgtgtgtgtgtgtgtgtgtgtgtgtgtgtgtgtNNNNNNNNNNNNNNNNNNNNNNNNNNNNNNNNNNNNNNNNNNNNNNNNNNNNNNNNNNNNNNNNNNNNNNNNNNNNNNNNNNNNNNNNNNNNNNNNNNNNNNNNNNNNNNNNNNNNNNNNNNNNNNNNNNNNNNNNNNNNNNNNNNNNNNNNNNNNNNNNNNNNNNNNNNNNNNNNNNNNNNNNNNNNNNNNNNNNNNNNNNNNNNNNNNNNNNNNNNNNNNNNNNNNNNNNNNNNNNNNNNNNNNNNNNNNNNNNNNNNNNNNNNNNNNNNNNNNNNNNNNNNNNNNNNNNNNNNNNNNNNNNNNNNNNNNNNNNNNNNNNNNNNNNNNNNNNNNNNNNNNNNNNNNNNNNNNNNNNNNNNNNNNNNNNNNNNNNNNNNNNNNNNNNNNNNNNNNNNNNNNNNNNNNNNNNNNNNNNNNNNNNNNNacacacacacacacacacacacacacacacacacacacacacacacacacacacacacacacacaccagcagaaAGTCTGACGTTCCTCTAAATCCTGCAGAGAAAGAGAGTCAGAGGAAGGatcagcaggaggaagaggaggaggatgaaggggAGCTGGAGGACGAGCTGTGGGGCCTCCGGGCCCAAAAGAACCAGGAGCTGAACAAGGTGGGGAAACTCAGGACCGTCGTACACCTCCTCACCTCCTTTCCTCATCACCTCCTCACTTCCTCATCACCTCCTcacctcctcttcatctcctcACCTGACTGAAGTTCTGTTTTGTCGGGTCAGATCCAGTCCAATCTCGGGAAAATCATCCTGAAGGAAGAACTGGGGAAGTCTGCAGGTCCACTGAGGAGGAAAACCCGTTCACTGccggaccggaaccagaacacCGGTATGGACTGAGCCCGGGCCCCACTGGTTCTGATGgatcctcctggttctgatacGGTCCGGTTTTTCCAGAACCCGTCCATCTGGACCAACCTCGCTCTCCTCTCTGTTCCAGGCTCCGGCGCCTCCAGGTCGGTGTATTTCCCAGCATCCTCCAGGAGCGGCCTGTCCCGGGTACGTggttctgttgctgctgctgcgcgACCCGATCGGGTCACATGGTGAccgctgtgtttgtgtttcagctgcagTCTGCTGAGTTCGGCTCCGCAGAGAAAAACCCGGCAGGTAAATCCTGCAAACCGTTTCTGGGTCATTCAGCCTGAGagtaaaaactttaatgttccGTCAAATTTCACCACTTTATTCACTCAGTGGTCAGATTAAATCTAAACATTCAATTtatttagcatgctaactaaatgtttaacaagctaactatttagcatgctaactaaatgtttaacaagctaactatttagctaATGGTTAGTTCGCTAACTAGCAgcactaaatattcagttagcaagctaaatgttttagcttattcattaaatatttaaaagataatataaatatttagcttgcaagTTGCTTGGTAGTTAGCAAGAaactaatataaatatttagttagcaaacaatatttagcttgctagccATCTAGCAAGCTAAATTATAAATTGTGGCttttagaaatgaatgaatgaataaaatggtaaaaaaatgattttggaAATTGTCCATTTTGTccaaattgttaaaaaaaaattcttcactctaaaatgtagaaaatatgttttatttgaacatttatgcgttttatctgtaaatatttccatCCTGCTGTGATGcgtttctgtctgtctgcaggtcTGCAGGTTGGTCTGAATTTACCCGACATCCACGATGACGACAGAAACACGGTTTCCCTGGGAAACCAGTTTTAAAAACCAGTCTAATCTGTGGTCTGTGTGAACTGTAACCAgtgactgtgtttgtgtttcggGTCAGAACGGAGACTCCAGGATGGACCGGGGAAACTCGCTGCCCAGCATGCTGGAGCAGAAGGTGGGGAGACAGAAACCAGTTCAAACCGGCTTACTGGAGTCTtactggtttaactggtttcATCTGCTGTTGTAGATTTACCCGTACGAGATGCTGGTGGTGACCCACAGAGGGCGCAGCAAGCTGCCCCCCGGGGTGGACCGGACCCGCCTGGAGGTAACTTCTACACAAACTAGATCTGATTCATCAGgaaacatttcaggtttttctgaTCATCATCATTTATTTCTAATGTTTCAATCAGATCCTGCTGGaaaatttattctttaaatgagtttaaaaagtttctaattAGATCACAAAACCTGCTTTGTGGTTATTCTTGTTTAattattcattcttttttcttttatatctttaatttggtgatttatttatttttattttcctcatttttttccatttccgcCCAAAATATCCGTGACCTTACattaatcaaaacaataaatatcagagaaaataataatgcaaacaaTTACcaagattaaaagaaaagtttattctAACCACatatgttaaacaatttaatctttattttgtgaCACCATTTGGTAacgttctgttttttctttgtcttaaatgtatctatttaattttttaatttatttaaaaatgtgttaagttCTTATCTAACTGGTTACcagttaatttaaatattaatattttgttcgtcttttgtttgtttgtctgcacTAACGGCTGAATAAGACGTTTCTATGGAAACCCAGCAGCGCGTCGCGTCGCTGCCTCCTcctggccagcagggggcgacagtgTGAGCCCgtttcagctgcttctgtctTCCTGCAGAGACATCTGTCCCCGGAGGAGTTCCTCAGCGTCTTCAGGATGCCCATCGAGGACTTCGACCGCCTCTCCCTCTGGAAGAGGAACGAGATGAAGAAGAAAGTCTGTCTCTTCTGACCTTCCGGGGACTACGCTTCCCAGAACCCCCTGCTTCTCCCGGACGGCCCGGCGGGAAGCGGGACGGACTGCGGCCTCCGGACCGCCGGACTCTTGGGTTTGCGGACGGGCTGTCGGGGTTCTGCTGCGTCACTTTAGCGTCACCGGCTCCTGGAGCCGCAGAACACCAGCTTCACTCAACTAGCTAGCGCACAAACTGTCCGGCTAACGGGGGGGGAGACCCGGCTGCTgggttccggttccggttccgaATCCTGGGATCCGCcgcaaacagcagaaaaagcCTCAACATTCCTCTGACCCCGAGTCAGGTCCCACAGCGTCCCGGAAGGGCCTCCTATTGGCTAAGCCAGCGATGATGTCACAATAACGGCGTTTCTTTCCCAGCAGCGAAGAAGAAAAACGAGAATTGAAGATGATCGATCGCAAAGACTGGAGCCAAAATCCAGACTGGAACAAGTTACTGCTAAAATGATGATCGATTATCCACATGAATAATcgattattttcaaaattacgTGATTGTTTTGATAGATAATCAGTTATTCTGATAACTAATTGGTTATttcaaacaattaatcaattatttggaCGAATAATCTCATATTCCAATGACTAATCTAACATTCTGCTAATTGATTATGTTGAacattaatcaattattctgacaaataGTCAATTCGTCTGATGATTAATCTATTATTGCAAAGATTAATCAACTATTTTGATGAATAATCAATGATTCTGACTGttaatctgataaaaatatttggtccattctggagattttttattttactgcataaacattttatacaatgttggaaaaaacataaaaatataactaaaagcttttttctttattaaataagaaaattgtgTTGcctaaaatgctaaaataacttatttctaCAGTGAAcagattatttgtagcaaaggttTAATCTGCAGATTAAAAACACTTTCCATGCAGTGTAGATGTGATCTGGAGATTATTTACTGGATTATCTGATTAATAATCTGACTGCTGAGCACATTTTACAGAATGTGAAGCTGAATCTGCCTCTGCAGCTgagtttttatctgaaatgctAAACTTACATATTTATATTACCAATAATTTACCCGAGTATattcagttaatgattaatcgattctTAACGATTATTTCCCGTTCCCAGTAAACCCAGCTCACCGTACTGGTTCCAGTCCAGCTCCAGTCTGAGCCGTGATCCAACCTCCTCGTTTTTCTTGATTCGTTTTTCAGCAGAAACcactgccacacacacacacacacacacacacacacacacacacacacacacacacacacacacacacacacacacacacacacacacacctgagaCATGGCTCTTGTTGCTCCGTGACCAAACGATGTGCAGCTATTTTTCAGAAAGTGGCATGTTTGTTatgaattaatctaaaaatgtaaaaatgattcaGCGGAAGCAGGAAGTCCGGACTGCAGCCGGAAGTAAACCCCTCGGCGTTCGGCTCGTTCTTCTCCGTAACGTCAGCGCTATTAACGCTCCGCAGCGCCACACCTGGCCGACAGGTTAACTGCACCTAACGAGTCAGGCTCCGAGTCCGAGCCGGATTTAAGGAAACCCGTTTCAGATTTATTCAGGTGGAATGCAGAGGAAACAcgaagcagaaaataaaatttggtAAAGGATAAAACGCAATAAATTAACTATCATccttatttaaaacagaattaaaatgtattttcgtcaaaacattaaatttcagtaaaaattaCCTCTAACTTTTAGAAGCAGCTTCCTGTGGaggccagcagagggcgctctGACACAGGCTGCGCTCTAACGGAACCAGAAGAAGAGCTGCTGACGAAAACACTTTAAACATATGAGCTTTTGTTATAAATTATGTTTGAGGATTGATTTGACATttaatgttgtatatttttgctgtttttacatttttacaaactaaacaGTGGATAATTAATCCAActgtatatttattattattttactgcatttttagcttttgtcagattttctgTAGGACAGTTAGCAGCTGTCTGAGGCTGCAGGAGGAGTTCTGGTTATTAATGATTATTAATGGTTATTAATGATTATTAATGATTATTAATCGTTATTAATGATTActaatgatttttaatgattacTAATGATTATTAATGATTTTTCATGTTGATTTGGATCCTTTAAATCCGGGCTCAGGGACTCGGACCTGCCTCAGTCGACTCGCTCTCACTGCGTCGTTTTAAatgaaaaggtcaaagttcaccgcGTCACTCCTTCGCTGCTTCCTGtggacaaacagaaacaatgaaatgaTTTGGCTGAAGACGCATCGGCCACGTCACGTCAGGATttccttcagtttctgtttcttggTGTTGTTTTCCTGAGCGGTTCCTGctgtgctctgattggctgcttgcTGTGACCGACTCCATGACGACACAAAGATTGTTCATGATCctctttttctacattttctgctgtttttgaaccagttttttgttctttgcagGACGACTCAGACGCTCatctcattttgtttattaaaaactgatttatttttgttctggtgaaataaaataaaaccaggttTTTCTCCAACATCCTTCAGCTTccagaaaaactatttaatctaaaatatttgcttcTGCAGTGATCCATAGTTAAACGTTAGAAACACCTTATTTCTGTCTGACAGCTGAAGACTGAAgcagaaaatcacatttcatttcatgtaTCGTTTAAACTTCCTCAACCTGAGCCTGAGTGGGTCGTGTTTGGGGTCCAGACGAACCGATGATGTTCTGATTGCTGTTTTCATATCTGGGTGCAGAAATGATGTGAGTGAAGAACCAGAGTTACAATAAAAAGATTTCTAGCAGCTTTCAGGACGTCGACTCCAAGTTtctctggaggaggaggaggaaatatttatctccaaataaattcacttaCTGATGACCAGAAgtggactaccaaaataaaagctgcgtC is part of the Poecilia reticulata strain Guanapo linkage group LG9, Guppy_female_1.0+MT, whole genome shotgun sequence genome and encodes:
- the LOC103470798 gene encoding dematin; this translates as THTHTHTHTHTHTHTHTHTHTSRKSDVPLNPAEKESQRKDQQEEEEEDEGELEDELWGLRAQKNQELNKIQSNLGKIILKEELGKSAGPLRRKTRSLPDRNQNTGSGASRSVYFPASSRSGLSRLQSAEFGSAEKNPAGLQNGDSRMDRGNSLPSMLEQKIYPYEMLVVTHRGRSKLPPGVDRTRLERHLSPEEFLSVFRMPIEDFDRLSLWKRNEMKKKVCLF